attgattgttcaaatttaaaaagaatttattggTTTTTACAGTATATCGATAGTAATCAAACCTGAACCTGAGCAATtggattcaaaattttccaatGGATTAGTTTtctttagggaaaaaaaaaacgttcatTGTTTCTTGTGAAGtgataaatgaaaaggaagcATACGATCTTACTTCATGTATACTGTGATATATAGGTTAGTAAATTAGAGAATCTGAATGATTTGAAGATGCCAGCTCATCAAAACACTGTAACCCATTTGCAGAGCCAATCTGGTGTAGAAGATGGTGGATCAGTCCTTCCCGGGAGTAAAATATCGTCTTCTATAATTTCTTCTCATGATCAGCAAAGCGCCAGGTCTGCAAACTCTCATGCCAACAATAAACGCTCAGCTGgaagaaaagcccaaatgaCAAATGGAAACCATTTGCTCAATTTTCAATATGATCCCATTTCTCGTCCTCGTCCTCGAGCCAGAGCTCCTCCTCCAAGAAGGCCGCATAAGATAAAGCCATACAACAAGGATCTATTTCTCCAGGCTAATTACAAATTTGTGGTTTTAGATACAGGTTATCATACGCCTGAATATTTGGATCCTGATAAAATGCTGCGTTGGGAGGATATCATATGTGTAAGATATTCTACACCATCATTGGTTCAATGTCCTATTTGTCTGGAGCATCCACACTGTCCTCAAATTACCTCATGTGGACATATTTATTGTTTCCCGTGCATTTTGAGGTACCTGTTAATGGGCAAGGAGGATCAGAAAGGTGACTGCTGGAAAAAATGCCCTTTGTGTTTTGTGATGCTGTCTCTGAAGGATTTATTCACCGTCCACATTGAGCTTTTGAAGCAATATTCTGTTGGTGATACTATAGAATTTATGCTTTTAACTCGGCAAAAAGATTCATTTGCCTTATCATTCAAGGATAAACAAGAGGATGGTATCAGGTCAAGTGATAACGATGAAATCTATGATTCTTTTTCGAAGTTTATATTTACATCTGACGTGGATCTCTCAGTGCGGCAAGCAATATCTGATTTAGATGCCTGGTTAGCAAAAGCAGAAACAGGACAAGTAGATGACCTCGAAAAGCTTCCATATGTTTGTGCTGCTTTGGAACAACTGGAGCAGAGGAAGAAGGATTGGAATGAACTTCAGGCCTGTTTTAAGCAGAACGACTGTCAGATAAGATCTCAAACGCTCCTTCCAACTGGTAATGTTAGCAATGCTGGGCCTGGAGCATGCAGTTCTAGACACGAGGCTTCTTCCATTGATATTAATGATGATTGCAAGTTTCTAGGAAATGTAGTGCAAGATAAGTTGGATTATTCTACTCATGTGGGTCAGACTGAGGCTGTTGATGAACTTTTAGAACTCCAACAAAACTCAAATGAAACTAGAGATGCAAAGGACAAGGACTCGTACAATTTTTACCAGGTGAAAATCATTATTATCCTGCGTATGAACACTGATTAGGTCTCTTTGCTTTTCACGATATGCCATTGTACCTTATTATTAGCTGTGTCAAACAAATGCTGGCATATTTGATTTTCGTTTCCTTCGGTTTGTCTAGAAGGGATTGCCTATTTGTATCCCATAGAtgctttttggattttgattcATAAAGCATCCACTTATTAATTTTCGCATGCATTTTATATTAACTGCTTCTGTTGATTTTAGGCTACCGATGGCCAGCATATCATTCTCCATCCATTAAACATGAAGTGTCTTTTACAATATTATGGGAGTTATGGCAGACTGCCACTCAGGTTTGTATATATTAAGACAAATTATATCTCTTGCATTTTGCGAACAAGGGATTGTAACTCTTGCGTTTTATTAGGTTTATTTAGAGTTTCTCATAATTGTTTTTGGCATTTGTAGAATAAGTGGAAagattttagaatttgaaacaGTCACCCAAACCGAGGCCACAAGAAGGCGGTATCGTTACTTGAGTCATTTTTCCTTAACAACATCGTTTCAGGTATACTCATTCGTCAAGTTTCTTGAACAATATTAAGGGCTTGCAAGTCATTATTTCTGATCATTCCCCCCAAAATTTTCAGCTGTGTGAAATTGATTTGACCAACCTGTTGCCTTCGTCCTCCATGATTCCCTTCATGGATGAGATAAAGAAGCGTGAGAAGCAGAGGAAACAACTTGCAAAAAAGGTATTTTGCGAACTTAGAGCCTAGGTGTTGTTGGGATCTCTCcaattcttttataatttctgTTAGTCATTTCCCCGTTAGTTCCCATGTACGTAAGCCATCACTTGTTTCCTTTTCAAGTTAGTTATTGTTGTTGGATTGTGTAAAGGTTTGACTATTAAGTCAtagtaatataaaattattctaGTACTCGTGAACTGAAGGAGATATTATATCCCACTCTAGATTAGTGGCCTCAATGAAATCTCAAATGAACATTTATTACTTCAGTAGGTTCCTCTTTTCGGTAATCAAATCATGAGTTTTTGTTATGATCAGATGCAAAGGGAGAAGATCAAAGCAGAATCTGCTTCAACGTGTTCTTTGTCAATGATGGCCGGATCAGGAAGTTCATATCGTTATGATACTCCAAACCTTTCCCTGGATGACTTTGAAGGTAATATTTACCTTACTGTCACATTTCCATCCTTTGTCTGCTTGAATTTTTGCAATGGGGGTAGGTGAATTCTATTGTAAATATGTTTTGACTTCTAAAAATACTGAGTTCTTCGTGTAGAAATTAGAGAATAACACTGAGCAGTTTTGACTAATGAGGCAATTCCTGTTTTGTTAAGAGAAGTATATGCTTTTAGGAGTTATTGAGATTTTTGCCATATTCTTAACATAGTAAGGAAGTTTTAAGAACTGAACACCttaatttgtgaattttggttaggatttaaaaaatattatgaatgaagaaagggaaaaaagaatataCTTGGAAGGCTTCCAAATAAGCTTATTTTTCAAAACGTCAGGGAGCTCTGAAGTAGTAACCTGGGTTgtcaaatcaaatatttaaaattataaaccaCTTAAACAAAGTTATCTGTAATtgctaaattattttctaaaaaagtacttccaacttttttctctgttttaaaggtctttcataaacatttctaAATTACCTTTGAAGTAGAAATTTGTTAGAATGTTGAATGAAAAGTCAATGGGACAGGACACCGTAAGTTTAGACTTAATGCAAACCCGCATTCTAGTTACTACCCAGCTACTATCATACCGTTTATGAAAGTCAAGCgcaatattataatttttgaacGGAtaggagtattttttttaaacaaagagcaggtatttttatatgtatatataatttgaccAATGTGATTATGCCTTTATAGATTTATTCCGATGAGGTATATACCTTTGGTTATCCATGGGGTGCATGTTGTTGCATGGTTATACAACATCATCGATCCCATTGTAGTATactaatatataattttgggtattttgaaaattgcatttctttcaaatgatGTTGCCTGGCAATATGGGCagaaaatatttacttttttttggttctcaAGAATTTGATTTAAGATTATAGGCTATTAAGTCTGTGACTGTAGTTAGTAATAGTATAGTCATAGAGTTTGGCACACGGTTTGTTGATATTAATTCCTGTGAATTATTCGATCTCTAGCTTTAGGAAGTTCTCCTGTGACATCATCGAGCCCTCCTGTTGGCGGGAGGCAACTGTTCTCGAGCGTTACAAGACTTGGTTTCGCTGCTGCACATGATTCTCCATCCTtgagaattgaagaaactGATTCTCTGCACATTAATGAAGTGAAAAGTGATTCATCCGGTGCAAATGGTACTTCTCGGATACCTTTTTGTTCATTGTAAATTCTTCGCTCCAAGGCTGACAATTGTGAAAATGGAACCTTGGAATTTCAGTTTTTCAACGAGTCTCGCATATCCTTCGGCTCTTTCTAAATCATGCTTGTGTGTTCATTGCAGAGATACACAATGCAACTCCATCGTTTGCAAATATAATATCGAGAGCGAAGTCTGGAGGAAGTACAGAATCTCCTAAGGCAAATGAAGTGGGAAAGAAGGGGAAGAAACCAAGTCGAGTTTTGTTATCCACAGCGGGCGGTCGGCGCTATTGATTAAGTTCAAGGTGAACATCCTGATTGTAATAAAggtatttccatttttagctGTATAAAACAATGTTCATTTGCAGTATCAGGCTTTTGATTAAAAAACTTAGGATTGCTTTTGTGGTAGTTTGTGTTTTAGAAGACTAGCTCTGTACAGAAGGCTAAATAAAATGGTTTGCTATTATTAATctatcctttcttttcctccgGCAAGAATGATGAATACAATGCCATGTTTAAGAGACTTGTTCCATCACTATGTCATCTTGAACATTCACCCGAACTAGTATTGTCGAGTGGTTGTCGCGCATGCATTTTAACTCTTTGAGACTTTAACCGACTTGCTTGTATTCTAGGCCGAGTCATTAACCTTGTCTCTAAATTAGGGAGTATGTTTACATAGTTTGTCACTTCATTTATTAGTATCTTGATTCTAGATCACTTAACCGTTCAACTTTTACACCAAGTTAAACCCTTCCTAGAAGGAGTTATAACCTTTCATACGACTTATTGGGTACTAACGAACAATTCATACCTCTTAACTAAGTCGTTACTAGCTTAACGAGCTTGTTGGATGCTTCAGGATGATCCTGATTGCACAACCAAGTCATAACTAAGAGTCTTCTAAGTACTTCGAAAATGATTCCTACCATGATTCCTACCACTCATTTGGCCCTAAATAGCTAAAGTTACCAAATAGAATGAGTCTTGCACTCTTCAAGCCTTTTTATGCTTGTTTGGTGCCCATCAACCCCTTAGGATGTCATCTTGAATATTTAGATGTCATCGAACTTTATTTCTCACTTGAACAAGCTTACGGAGAATCAACCCATTGATTCTTTCTACTTGTTATTGCTTTTTAGACGttcatccatccatccattcaAACATTATCGAGACAGGATGAGTAATTGTATTCATGTCATGTCCATTAAGCATACCATGTTAGAGCTTCATTCATGCCACAACTTTCAAATAAGGGACAAGGTGCAATAGGGACACACTCATGCCCCGCCCCTCAACATTGTTAAAGAGTTTCTCATCTTCATAGGATGACGTATGAGACTCATTCACACCACATACATGTGTTAACATCATGCTTCTTTTTATAGTGCATTCTAAGGGTTTCTCATCTTCATAGGATGACGTCTGAGACTCATTCACACCACATACATGTGTTAACATCATGCTTCTTTTTATAGTGCATTCTAAGGGTTTCTCATCTTCATAGGATGGCATCTGAGACTCATTCACACCACATACATGTGTTAACATCATGCTTCTTTTTACAGTGCATTCTAAGGCACTTATGTCATCTAGATCGAAGAGTTGTACACTCGCATGTAGTAtgcatttgttttgtttgttttgaaatctAGCATACACATCTTTCATTGTGCACTTAATTCTAGAGTCACTAGTCGAAACTCATGATGCAACTCCAACTTTCAGGATTACGACTTGGAACCTCATATGGCTCTCACATTGTCGACACCACCAATGCTTCTAATCTTCTTTGTGCCTTAGATTAACTTTCTTGCATACTTTTTCTTGTGTATTAGGTGTTACACCATCATCCTTAGATGCATCACAACACTTATTTTTCAGCTATTTACTTACCTATCGAACAAGCATGTCACCTCAACTCGCTTGCTCTTTTGGTGGTGAGCCTCAACCCACTCTCTTATATTAAGGTTAAGAGTTGAGATACTTTCCCACTTAACGTATTCATCGTTATCCTATAGATAGTTATCCTATAGAGTTATAATCAGCCTTTTGCACTTAGAATCGTTACACTAAGTTAAAAGTTCAAGttaaaattagtattattCAACGATAATTAACATGTACTTCTAgcaaaaagattcaaaattttaatgtctCATCCTTAAATATTGTTGAACGAAAAAAATGAaggttaaaagtttaaatcttcatttcaTATTTGGAAATgtctaaaatgttttttttaatacgcTTTATCAGATAGTAGGTTCAAGTTTATActtaccttttattttttctaaaaatctcttcttttttatcgaattataatctttaaatcatgaaatttattattattattattcttacgGAACAAAAAGACGTGAGACGGAGAACGTTTTCGTCCccattttcatccttttttttttcattttctatatgcacacattttttcatttatttttcgtttattattgtgaataatttttttaatatattaatttttcatttttaatataattaatctATGTCAAATTGGAAGgacaaaaattgatttatttattcttatataattaaaaaaaaaaaaaaaaaaaaaaaaaaactNNNNNNNNNNNNNNNNNNNNNNNNNNNNNNNNNNNNNNNNNNNNNNNNNNNNNNNNNNNNNNNNNNNNNNNNNNNNNNNNNNNNNNNNNNNNNNNNNNNNNNNNNNNNNNNNNNNNNNNNNNNNNNNNNNNNNNNNNNNNNNNNNNNNNNNNNNNNNNNNNNNNNNNNNNNNNNNNNNNNNNNNNNNttttcttcttctctttttttttttttttttttttttttcctcccttGCTCTCCGAACAGCAGCTACACACTAACATCGCCGATCTCCGATCGCCGCCACGCCCCCCACCgccacttttctctctcttcttcttatcCCACTCTGTGCTGCAACCTTACGTCGCAGGCGTTCCCAACAGAGGGTAAATGAGATCTCTCAAAGCCGCCACCTCCAACAATGGCAGCAGCAGGAGGCTTACGCTTCTTCATCTCGTTTGTGCTGCTGCACTCTTCTCTCTTGTAGTTTTCGTCATTCAATCCTCCTTCTTTGCAGGTTCCTCGTCCCTCATTTCCTTGTATCTTCGACATcaattcttaaatatttttgctAAGATCTTGTTTAAAACCTCAGGTTATCAGCAGCCTCTTGCAGATCTCAACAAGGAGGAGGTCCGGATTTTGTCGGATTTTCAGTCCAGCATTCAGCAATGCGTGGTTTGTATCATGTTTAGCTTtagtttatttctttcatattttgttcCGTTTTTCGATTGTACATTTGCTGGACGAGCGAAAGAGCTCAGCCTATGTGATCGTTCGAAATCATAGTTGATTTCTTTCAATTAAGTTTCATTTCGGAATGAAGTCGATTTTTCGATTCCAGTGCTATGAATTATGATACTGTTTGTTGAATGCTCCAATGCATCCTAATATGTGTAGGAGTATAAGGCAAGTCGTAATTTCGACTTTTTGGAGAACATTTAGTTATGTCGTCCGATCTTCTCTACTTTTGGATAGATGAAGCAGCACAATTTGAgtgttttttgttctattgttttgcattgcctttttttttttccttcaataaCCATGGGTGTCAAGCCAGTCGTGACAAATTTCAGGACCTACTGCTTGAACCCTACGGTCCGATGTGCCAACCAAAGGTGGTTTGCGCATGTCCTgagtgttggatgaaagttccacatcggttaatttagggaatgatcatgggtttataatcaaggagtactctctccattggtttgaggccttttggggaagcccaaagcaaagtcatgagagcttatgctcaaggtggacaatatcatacaattgtggagagtcatgtttatctaacatggtatcagagtcatgtcctaaacttagtcatgtcaacagaatcctcaaatgtcgaacaaaggactccaaaaacAAAGGActcccaaaagaaaaaggagtcgaggctcctcgaaggcatagtaaaaaatgactaagactccaaaagaaaaggagtcg
This sequence is a window from Cucurbita pepo subsp. pepo cultivar mu-cu-16 chromosome LG04, ASM280686v2, whole genome shotgun sequence. Protein-coding genes within it:
- the LOC111793345 gene encoding RING finger protein 10 isoform X2, which codes for MSILPSQIQGSTSTSSSSSASSLNPNSHHGTDPLFSQSTLSPTHSCPSLRISDPHSSLGDSCNVSGLSIQPADDAESSKKSQSGVEDGGSVLPGSKISSSIISSHDQQSARSANSHANNKRSAGRKAQMTNGNHLLNFQYDPISRPRPRARAPPPRRPHKIKPYNKDLFLQANYKFVVLDTGYHTPEYLDPDKMLRWEDIICVRYSTPSLVQCPICLEHPHCPQITSCGHIYCFPCILRYLLMGKEDQKGDCWKKCPLCFVMLSLKDLFTVHIELLKQYSVGDTIEFMLLTRQKDSFALSFKDKQEDGIRSSDNDEIYDSFSKFIFTSDVDLSVRQAISDLDAWLAKAETGQVDDLEKLPYVCAALEQLEQRKKDWNELQACFKQNDCQIRSQTLLPTGNVSNAGPGACSSRHEASSIDINDDCKFLGNVVQDKLDYSTHVGQTEAVDELLELQQNSNETRDAKDKDSYNFYQATDGQHIILHPLNMKCLLQYYGSYGRLPLRISGKILEFETVTQTEATRRRYRYLSHFSLTTSFQLCEIDLTNLLPSSSMIPFMDEIKKREKQRKQLAKKMQREKIKAESASTCSLSMMAGSGSSYRYDTPNLSLDDFEALGSSPVTSSSPPVGGRQLFSSVTRLGFAAAHDSPSLRIEETDSLHINEVKSDSSGANEIHNATPSFANIISRAKSGGSTESPKANEVGKKGKKPSRVLLSTAGGRRY
- the LOC111793345 gene encoding RING finger protein 10 isoform X1; its protein translation is MSILPSQIQGSTSTSSSSSASSLNPNSHHGTDPLFSQSTLSPTHSCPSLRISDPHSSLGDSCNVSGLSIQPADDAESSKKVSKLENLNDLKMPAHQNTVTHLQSQSGVEDGGSVLPGSKISSSIISSHDQQSARSANSHANNKRSAGRKAQMTNGNHLLNFQYDPISRPRPRARAPPPRRPHKIKPYNKDLFLQANYKFVVLDTGYHTPEYLDPDKMLRWEDIICVRYSTPSLVQCPICLEHPHCPQITSCGHIYCFPCILRYLLMGKEDQKGDCWKKCPLCFVMLSLKDLFTVHIELLKQYSVGDTIEFMLLTRQKDSFALSFKDKQEDGIRSSDNDEIYDSFSKFIFTSDVDLSVRQAISDLDAWLAKAETGQVDDLEKLPYVCAALEQLEQRKKDWNELQACFKQNDCQIRSQTLLPTGNVSNAGPGACSSRHEASSIDINDDCKFLGNVVQDKLDYSTHVGQTEAVDELLELQQNSNETRDAKDKDSYNFYQATDGQHIILHPLNMKCLLQYYGSYGRLPLRISGKILEFETVTQTEATRRRYRYLSHFSLTTSFQLCEIDLTNLLPSSSMIPFMDEIKKREKQRKQLAKKMQREKIKAESASTCSLSMMAGSGSSYRYDTPNLSLDDFEALGSSPVTSSSPPVGGRQLFSSVTRLGFAAAHDSPSLRIEETDSLHINEVKSDSSGANEIHNATPSFANIISRAKSGGSTESPKANEVGKKGKKPSRVLLSTAGGRRY